The proteins below are encoded in one region of Geothermobacter hydrogeniphilus:
- a CDS encoding phosphopentomutase, translating to MNPPFRRVLVVVLDGVGVGALPDAAAYGDAGANTLLHVLQRSPSLRLPNFERFGLGRLVPAAGLVSGEGLAACGRMAEKAAGKDSTAGHWELMGVTLEQPLPTYPQGFPEEIISAFTAATGLAVLGNRAASGTDIIRDLGEEHLRSGLPIIYTSSDSVFQIAAHEEVIPVEKLYDLCRKARELLNPFRVGRVIARPFTGRDAAGFRRTAGRHDFSLPPIAPTLLDRLQQAGVPVVGIGKIGDLFAGRGLDESLTTASNADGMAATLECLERVDNGLIIVNLVDFDMLWGHRLDVSGFADGLAAVDAWLPQLTARLRSDDLLLITADHGCDPTTPGTDHSREYVPLLAWFPGLRPDIDLGTRAGFADVAATVGEALGCTCPAGRSFLPELKAGRV from the coding sequence GTGAACCCTCCCTTTCGCCGGGTGCTGGTCGTGGTCCTCGACGGGGTGGGGGTTGGTGCTCTGCCCGATGCCGCCGCCTACGGTGATGCCGGGGCCAATACCCTGTTGCACGTTCTGCAGCGTTCCCCCTCTTTGCGGCTGCCGAACTTCGAGCGTTTCGGCCTCGGGCGTTTGGTGCCCGCTGCCGGACTGGTGTCGGGAGAAGGGCTGGCCGCCTGCGGGCGGATGGCCGAAAAGGCGGCGGGCAAGGATTCGACCGCGGGGCACTGGGAGCTGATGGGGGTGACCCTGGAACAGCCTCTGCCGACTTACCCGCAGGGTTTTCCCGAAGAAATCATCTCGGCGTTCACCGCCGCCACCGGGCTGGCGGTCCTCGGCAACCGGGCCGCCAGCGGCACCGACATCATCCGTGATCTCGGTGAGGAGCATCTGCGCAGCGGTCTGCCGATTATCTATACCAGCAGTGACTCGGTTTTTCAGATCGCTGCCCATGAAGAGGTCATCCCGGTCGAAAAACTGTACGACCTCTGCCGGAAGGCGCGGGAACTGCTCAACCCCTTTCGCGTCGGGCGGGTTATTGCCCGGCCCTTCACGGGCCGGGACGCCGCCGGTTTCCGCCGGACGGCCGGTCGTCATGACTTCTCGTTGCCGCCGATTGCTCCAACGCTGCTTGACCGTCTGCAGCAGGCGGGCGTACCGGTTGTCGGCATCGGTAAAATCGGCGACCTGTTCGCCGGCCGTGGTCTGGACGAGTCGTTGACAACCGCGAGCAACGCTGACGGGATGGCCGCCACGCTTGAATGCCTGGAGCGCGTCGACAACGGATTGATAATTGTCAACCTGGTCGATTTCGATATGCTCTGGGGGCACCGGTTGGATGTTTCCGGTTTCGCCGACGGACTGGCGGCAGTCGATGCCTGGTTGCCGCAATTGACCGCCCGCTTGCGGTCCGATGACTTGCTGCTGATAACCGCGGATCATGGATGTGATCCGACCACGCCGGGCACCGATCACAGCCGTGAGTATGTGCCGTTGCTGGCATGGTTTCCCGGTCTGCGGCCGGATATTGATCTGGGAACCCGTGCCGGATTTGCTGATGTCGCCGCAACAGTGGGGGAGGCTCTCGGCTGTACCTGTCCGGCAGGCCGGAGTTTTTTGCCGGAGTTGAAAGCGGGGAGGGTTTGA
- a CDS encoding DUF2914 domain-containing protein → MKKMMIVLTLLLLLPSLGWGLEVVEGVVATGVEQRQPVGVADHFPADIGRVYCFTRVRGAVGDDEITHVWLKQGREMARVTLAVRSDNWRTWSSKQVLPEWRGAWTVKVLDRAGNELTSISFDLE, encoded by the coding sequence ATGAAGAAAATGATGATTGTTCTTACCCTGTTGCTGTTGTTGCCGTCCCTCGGGTGGGGGCTTGAGGTTGTCGAAGGAGTTGTCGCGACCGGCGTTGAACAGCGTCAACCGGTCGGGGTGGCCGATCATTTCCCGGCCGACATCGGGCGGGTCTACTGCTTTACCCGGGTGCGGGGAGCTGTCGGGGATGATGAGATTACCCATGTCTGGTTGAAGCAGGGACGGGAGATGGCGCGGGTCACATTGGCGGTTCGTTCCGACAACTGGCGGACCTGGTCCTCGAAACAGGTCCTGCCCGAGTGGCGGGGCGCCTGGACGGTCAAGGTCCTGGACCGGGCCGGCAACGAGCTGACCAGCATCTCCTTTGATCTGGAGTAA
- a CDS encoding PilZ domain-containing protein → MSMKRILLGATSPDLLGTLEIILKHWGYRVLVTSRVGEFEELLNGSNPEFILIGDGMLAAADETLRQRLREQIRKTGLPLVILGQPHGPTIPVPWVGLDVPIDIFALFELVQKHLEKHPRRNLRMEVRIPGMVCRDNTSELAEVLSISTRGMFIKTSYRLEPQDQFQVVFPLLGMNRELELPGRVVYRMEPRPENNYRQGVGLEFADLSDETRRQLEAFLEQRLLGELSEGRRGAELDLGMLRSRAARPSPGLIS, encoded by the coding sequence ATGTCCATGAAACGAATTCTGCTCGGCGCCACCAGCCCCGACCTGCTGGGAACGCTCGAAATCATCCTCAAGCACTGGGGTTACCGGGTGCTGGTCACGTCCCGAGTCGGGGAGTTCGAAGAACTGCTCAATGGCAGCAATCCCGAGTTTATCCTGATCGGCGACGGCATGCTGGCCGCAGCCGATGAGACGCTGCGACAACGGTTGCGGGAACAAATCCGGAAAACCGGACTGCCGCTGGTTATCCTCGGGCAGCCTCACGGGCCGACCATCCCGGTACCATGGGTTGGCCTGGACGTTCCAATCGATATTTTCGCCCTCTTTGAACTGGTCCAGAAACACCTTGAAAAACACCCCCGCCGCAATCTGCGCATGGAAGTCAGGATACCCGGGATGGTCTGCCGGGACAACACCTCCGAGCTGGCGGAAGTTCTCAGTATCAGCACCCGGGGGATGTTCATCAAAACCAGCTACCGGCTTGAACCCCAGGACCAGTTCCAGGTTGTCTTCCCACTGCTGGGAATGAACCGCGAACTGGAACTTCCCGGCCGGGTTGTCTACCGCATGGAACCACGTCCCGAAAATAATTATCGCCAGGGAGTCGGCCTGGAATTTGCCGACCTCAGCGATGAAACCCGTCGCCAGCTCGAAGCCTTTCTCGAACAGCGGCTGCTGGGAGAACTGAGTGAAGGCCGACGCGGCGCCGAGCTGGATCTCGGAATGCTGCGCAGCCGGGCAGCTCGACCTTCTCCGGGCCTCATTTCCTGA
- a CDS encoding MucR family transcriptional regulator encodes MSELLQMAKDLVEAQATSRSMSTEEMVVSLSEIHKALQGLAAVGENAEADENAPAVTRKKAFGRDKVYCMICGEGMKTLARHLRTKHDMTPGDYRKQFDIPRSQPLAAKNYSEKRRQMAIDRGLADNLAKARAAKGRKTRKK; translated from the coding sequence ATGTCCGAACTGTTGCAAATGGCAAAAGACCTGGTCGAAGCCCAGGCAACCTCCCGCTCCATGTCAACTGAAGAGATGGTGGTTTCCCTGTCCGAAATCCACAAGGCGCTGCAGGGCCTCGCTGCCGTGGGAGAAAATGCCGAAGCCGACGAAAACGCTCCGGCGGTCACCCGCAAGAAAGCGTTCGGTCGCGACAAGGTCTACTGCATGATCTGCGGTGAAGGAATGAAAACGCTGGCACGCCACCTGCGCACCAAGCACGACATGACGCCGGGAGATTACCGTAAACAGTTTGACATCCCCCGCTCCCAGCCGCTGGCGGCAAAAAATTATTCCGAGAAACGCCGTCAGATGGCCATTGACCGCGGTCTGGCTGACAACCTGGCGAAAGCTCGCGCTGCCAAGGGCCGCAAAACCCGCAAGAAATAA